The following are encoded in a window of Scophthalmus maximus strain ysfricsl-2021 chromosome 2, ASM2237912v1, whole genome shotgun sequence genomic DNA:
- the esrra gene encoding steroid hormone receptor ERR1 — protein MSSRDRRSDVYIKAEPSSPEGGGGGRTSPGGASSDSSQSGTRGDGTKRYSPPLYTPALRCHFKDEGGDGAEEGSAGNGAGRCKYALSTLPKRLCLVCGDVASGYHYGVASCEACKAFFKRTIQGNIEYSCPASNECEITKRRRKACQACRFTKCLKVGMLKEGVRLDRVRGGRQKYKRRPEVENATYQNAPLQLTKESEKGSSNIIVSHLLVAEPEKLFAMPDPLQPDTAQRTLTTLCDLADRELVVIIGWAKHIPGFLSLSLADQMSVLQSVWLEVLVLGVAYRSLGCEDEVVFAEDFVLDEEMSRVAGLTELNAAISQLARRFRSLNVDREEFVMLKAIALTNSDSVYIEDMEAVQKLRDLLHQALLELECQRRPDDPQRAGRLLLTLPLLRQTAGRALTTFYSIKTRGGVPMHKLFLEMLEAMMDSP, from the exons ATGTCTTCCAGGGACCGTCGGTCAGACGTCTACATAAAGGCAGAGCCGAGTAGCCCggagggaggcgggggaggaCGTACCAGCCCCGGCGGGGCCTCCTCGGACTCCTCTCAAAGTGGAACCAGAGGAGACGGCACCAAACGTTACTCCCCGCCACTCTACACACCGGCCCTGCGTTGCCACTTCAAAGACGAGGGGGGCGACGGGGCTGAGGAGGGCTCCGCCGGAAATGGAGCTGGACGATGCAAGTACGCCCTGAGCACGCTACCCAAGAGGCTCTGCTTAGTATGTGGGGATGTGGCCTCGGGTTACCACTACGGCGTGGCGTCATGTGAGGCCTGCAAGGCCTTCTTCAAAAGAACCATTCAAG GTAACATTGAATACAGTTGTCCAGCTTCAAATGAGTGTGAAATCACCAAGAGGCGCAGAAAGGCTTGCCAGGCATGCCGCTTCACCAAGTGCCTCAAAGTAGGCATGCTGAAGGAGG GAGTTCGTCTCGACAGGGTCCGAGGTGGAAGACAGAAGTACAAAAGGCGCCCAGAAGTGGAGAATGCAACGTACCAGAATGCCCCTCTACAACTGACAAAGGAGAGTGAAAAAG GCTCCTCCAACATCATTGTGTCCCACCTCCTGGTGGCAGAGCCAGAGAAGCTGTTCGCCATGCCCGACCCGCTGCAGCCCGACACTGCCCAGCGGACGCTCACCACCCTCTGTGACCTTGCTGACCGCGAGCTGGTCGTCATCATCGGCTGGGCCAAACACATTCCAG GCTTCCTGTCACTTTCCCTCGCAGACCAGATGTCTGTGCTGCAGTCAGTGTGGCTGGAGGTGCTGGTGCTGGGCGTAGCGTACCGCTCGCTCGGCTGCGAGGACGAGGTGGTGTTCGCCGAGGACTTTGTCCTTGACGAGGAGATGTCGCGCGTCGCAGGACTGACGGAGCTGAACGCGGCAATCAGTCAACTCGCTCGCCGTTTCCGCTCACTAAATGTGGACCGGGAGGAATTTGTCATGCTGAAGGCCATCGCACTAACTAACTCAG ACTCTGTTTACATCGAGGACATGGAGGCTGTGCAAAAGCTGCGGGACCTTCTCCACCAggccctgctggagctggaaTGTCAGCGGCGCCCAGACGACCCCCAGCGGGCGGGACGCCTCCTTTTAACGTTGCCTCTCCTCCGTCAAACTGCTGGTCGTGCTCTTACGACTTTCTACAGCATCAAGACCCGCGGAGGTGTACCCATGCACAAACTATTCCTGGAGATGCTGGAAGCCATGATGGACTCTCCCTAG